A section of the Enterococcus montenegrensis genome encodes:
- a CDS encoding cold-shock protein, with protein sequence MQTGTVKWFNADKGFGFITAEDGNDVFVHFSAIQGDGFKTLEEGQAVTFDVEEGQRGPQATNVTKA encoded by the coding sequence ATGCAAACAGGTACAGTTAAATGGTTCAACGCAGACAAAGGTTTTGGTTTCATTACAGCAGAAGACGGTAACGATGTATTCGTTCACTTCTCAGCTATCCAAGGCGACGGCTTCAAAACTTTAGAAGAAGGCCAAGCAGTAACTTTCGACGTTGAAGAAGGTCAACGTGGCCCTCAAGCAACAAACGTTACTAAAGCTTAA
- a CDS encoding helicase C-terminal domain-containing protein → MNQNTTYAVVDIETTGTDPKVDRIIQIGCVLIRNGRLINRFATDINPGRKIPKQIQNLTHISNSRVQKAPYFEDVAFIIADLLADTVFVAHNIFFDYQFLNAELKRCGVTPLKIPGIDTVELAQIFLPEESSFRLSDLAESFGLQHDNPHQADSDAEVTGALLLYIEAVMRQLPLVTLKTISERATLTAMQTGEYIANIYLQQLKENPPLAAGLEVIDGIALRKKAVTLYEDTYYQTKYPQKKIQKEKLYQNELSFRKEQARLMNLVHQHFTQDETKDLLIEAATGMGKTIGYLLPASFLATPEKPVVVSTVSLLLQEQIMKKDIPLLNRFLEQKLQAVVVKSKRHYLDLARFKQTLSKPVSQKQYALYQMAVLVWLTKTTTGDFGELNLINLNHLFFQDVAHRGVNYLSKKSPFYQHDFLKFLNSQMQESNCLIVNHAFLAQESLRKEPLLPESPYLIIDEAHHLPTICEKIAAESFNTFSFEKQVQLALSEEGIFAKLDDWLAEEMAAKHFIALLQEELKELVASYEVLRDLLLHKLAPEQEIITSADFLKFDKKTLKCFKKIELFLKESSEIKASWQQFLEKREFAWSTAAQIDFATLADLLDELEKQKRIMQRFCHDFAPRYTHWILRSEKHPGLTFQVTDFNAAILPQTKWYPRFEKIVYVGGALKLTKDRNLFAKRLGIPTASLKIVPAPFDYANQTEILVPTKAAYIPKLSPSEYSDFLAENLTLLLKDFKRPALVLFTSHDVLQKVYEKMHLTFLENGREILAQGIGGSRDKLLKRFSQSNAGILFGTDSFWEGIDLPGEQLELVIVTRLPFENPKRPFIHARYEFLNAIGVDPFNEESLPNAMLKLRQAYGRLIRSSTDRGVMVVLDRRFVNTTYGKKLRQAIPKKVTISEKTILEIAAEITEFLKD, encoded by the coding sequence ATGAACCAAAATACAACGTATGCCGTAGTGGATATCGAAACAACGGGCACAGATCCCAAAGTTGATCGCATTATCCAAATCGGCTGTGTTTTAATTAGAAATGGCCGTCTAATCAATCGTTTTGCGACAGATATTAATCCAGGAAGAAAAATTCCCAAACAAATTCAAAACCTAACGCATATTTCCAACAGCCGTGTTCAAAAAGCACCCTATTTTGAAGATGTAGCTTTTATTATTGCTGATCTATTGGCGGATACGGTTTTTGTGGCACATAATATCTTTTTTGATTACCAATTTTTAAATGCTGAACTTAAACGTTGTGGTGTGACGCCTTTAAAAATACCCGGTATTGATACGGTTGAGTTAGCTCAAATTTTTCTGCCAGAAGAAAGCAGCTTTCGATTAAGTGATTTAGCTGAAAGTTTTGGCCTACAACATGACAATCCCCATCAAGCAGACAGTGATGCTGAAGTTACTGGTGCCTTGTTACTTTATATTGAAGCCGTGATGCGGCAGTTACCTTTAGTAACGTTAAAGACTATCAGTGAGCGGGCAACGCTTACTGCGATGCAGACAGGGGAATATATCGCTAATATCTACTTACAACAATTAAAAGAAAATCCACCTTTAGCTGCTGGCCTAGAAGTAATTGACGGAATTGCTCTAAGAAAAAAAGCAGTAACGTTATATGAAGATACTTATTATCAGACAAAGTATCCCCAAAAGAAAATACAAAAAGAAAAGCTTTATCAAAATGAACTATCGTTTCGCAAAGAACAAGCACGGCTCATGAATTTAGTTCATCAGCACTTTACTCAAGATGAAACAAAAGACTTGCTTATTGAAGCTGCTACAGGTATGGGAAAAACGATTGGTTATTTATTACCTGCTAGTTTTCTAGCCACGCCAGAAAAACCGGTGGTTGTTAGTACAGTCTCGTTATTATTGCAAGAGCAAATCATGAAAAAAGATATTCCCTTGTTAAACCGCTTTTTAGAACAAAAATTACAAGCTGTTGTGGTGAAAAGTAAACGACATTATTTGGATTTAGCGCGATTTAAACAAACGCTAAGTAAACCAGTTTCACAAAAACAATACGCTCTTTATCAAATGGCGGTCTTGGTTTGGTTAACCAAAACGACAACAGGAGATTTCGGCGAGTTGAATTTAATTAACTTAAATCATCTTTTCTTTCAAGATGTGGCGCATCGCGGCGTGAATTACTTGTCAAAAAAATCACCTTTTTATCAGCATGACTTTTTAAAGTTTTTAAATAGTCAAATGCAAGAAAGCAATTGTTTAATTGTAAATCATGCTTTTTTGGCACAAGAAAGTTTACGAAAAGAACCATTATTACCTGAATCGCCCTATCTTATTATTGATGAAGCCCATCATTTGCCGACAATTTGTGAAAAAATTGCAGCAGAGTCATTTAACACTTTCTCCTTTGAAAAGCAGGTACAATTAGCGCTTAGCGAAGAAGGGATTTTTGCCAAACTAGACGACTGGCTAGCAGAAGAAATGGCGGCCAAACACTTCATTGCATTACTGCAAGAAGAGTTAAAAGAATTAGTTGCTAGTTATGAAGTGCTGCGCGATTTATTACTACACAAATTAGCTCCAGAACAAGAAATTATAACGTCAGCAGATTTTTTAAAGTTTGATAAAAAGACTTTAAAATGTTTTAAGAAGATTGAACTCTTTTTAAAAGAAAGCAGCGAGATTAAAGCAAGCTGGCAACAATTTCTTGAAAAACGCGAATTTGCTTGGAGCACAGCGGCACAAATTGATTTTGCCACTTTAGCAGATTTGTTAGACGAATTAGAAAAACAAAAACGTATCATGCAACGATTTTGTCATGATTTTGCGCCGCGCTATACCCATTGGATTTTACGAAGTGAAAAACACCCAGGTTTAACTTTTCAAGTCACCGATTTTAACGCCGCAATTTTACCTCAAACAAAGTGGTACCCAAGGTTTGAAAAAATTGTTTACGTTGGTGGCGCGTTAAAACTTACAAAAGATCGCAATCTATTTGCCAAACGCTTAGGGATACCAACAGCAAGTTTAAAGATTGTCCCGGCTCCGTTTGATTACGCCAATCAAACGGAAATTTTAGTACCTACCAAAGCGGCCTATATACCTAAGCTTTCACCAAGTGAATACAGTGACTTTTTGGCCGAAAATTTAACGCTTTTATTAAAAGATTTTAAACGACCAGCCTTGGTATTGTTTACTTCTCATGATGTGCTACAAAAAGTATATGAGAAAATGCATCTAACATTTTTGGAAAACGGTCGAGAAATACTTGCCCAAGGTATAGGGGGCAGTCGAGATAAGTTGTTAAAACGCTTTAGTCAAAGTAATGCTGGGATTTTATTTGGGACAGATAGCTTTTGGGAAGGAATTGACTTACCAGGAGAGCAATTAGAATTAGTAATTGTGACGCGCTTGCCTTTTGAAAATCCCAAACGCCCGTTTATTCACGCGCGCTATGAGTTTTTAAATGCGATTGGCGTAGATCCTTTTAATGAAGAGTCATTACCTAATGCGATGTTGAAATTGCGACAAGCTTATGGACGGCTTATTCGTTCATCTACCGATCGGGGCGTGATGGTGGTATTAGATCGGCGTTTTGTTAACACCACTTATGGCAAAAAATTACGACAGGCAATTCCTAAAAAAGTTACAATCAGTGAAAAAACTATTTTAGAGATAGCTGCAGAGATTACAGAATTTTTAAAAGATTAG
- a CDS encoding pyridoxal phosphate-dependent aminotransferase, translated as MKLSQRAQKLEPSVTLAAAAKAKALKAKGVDVLSLTVGEPDFTTPKNIKDAAITAINSGQASFYTQSAGIPELRLAIADYMEKYYDRKYAIEEIIVTDGAKYALYNLFQAILDKGDEVIIPVPYWVSYGEQVKLAEGVPVYVDGLFENDFKVTVAQLEKAKTKNTVALILNSPSNPTGMIYTKEELTAIGNWAIKNDILIVADDIYGRLVYDGNEFTPIATLSEAIAKQTIVINGVSKTYAMTGWRIGFAVGDEKIIKAMTNIASQSTSNPTAASQYAALEALSGDQTSVENMRAAFEARLNKLYPLVAAIPGVELKKPQGAFYLFPNVKKTMKMCGYDDVNVFVEDLLEEGHVALVTGAGFGAPENVRISYAASWDILEEAVRRMHKFVENKRNKD; from the coding sequence ATGAAATTATCGCAACGGGCCCAAAAATTAGAACCATCTGTAACGCTGGCAGCCGCAGCGAAAGCTAAAGCGCTAAAGGCAAAAGGAGTCGACGTTTTAAGTTTAACAGTAGGTGAGCCGGATTTTACTACGCCAAAAAATATTAAAGATGCGGCAATCACAGCGATTAATTCCGGTCAAGCTAGCTTTTACACGCAATCTGCTGGTATTCCAGAATTACGTCTGGCTATTGCAGACTATATGGAAAAGTATTACGACCGCAAGTATGCAATTGAAGAAATAATCGTGACCGATGGAGCAAAATATGCGCTGTACAATTTGTTTCAAGCAATTTTGGATAAAGGAGATGAGGTCATCATTCCGGTTCCATATTGGGTTAGTTATGGCGAACAAGTGAAATTGGCTGAAGGTGTTCCGGTGTATGTCGACGGTTTGTTTGAAAATGATTTTAAAGTAACTGTTGCCCAATTAGAAAAGGCAAAAACAAAAAATACCGTTGCATTAATTCTTAACTCACCATCAAATCCAACTGGGATGATTTATACAAAAGAAGAGTTAACGGCTATTGGCAATTGGGCGATTAAAAATGATATTTTAATTGTTGCCGATGATATTTATGGCCGCTTAGTTTATGACGGAAATGAATTCACACCGATTGCGACACTATCTGAGGCGATTGCCAAACAAACGATAGTAATTAATGGCGTATCAAAGACATATGCTATGACCGGCTGGCGGATTGGTTTTGCAGTAGGGGACGAAAAAATTATTAAAGCTATGACGAACATTGCCTCGCAATCAACCAGTAATCCGACTGCTGCTAGCCAATATGCGGCTTTAGAAGCATTAAGCGGTGATCAGACTTCTGTTGAAAATATGCGGGCTGCTTTTGAAGCGCGCTTGAACAAATTATATCCGCTAGTGGCGGCAATTCCTGGTGTTGAGTTGAAAAAACCCCAAGGAGCCTTTTATCTATTTCCAAATGTTAAAAAGACAATGAAAATGTGTGGTTATGATGATGTGAATGTTTTTGTCGAAGATTTGCTGGAGGAAGGACACGTTGCCTTGGTGACAGGAGCCGGGTTTGGTGCTCCAGAAAATGTCCGGATCAGTTACGCTGCTAGTTGGGATATTTTAGAAGAAGCAGTTAGACGAATGCATAAATTTGTTGAAAACAAACGCAATAAAGATTAG
- the asnS gene encoding asparagine--tRNA ligase has protein sequence MEQIQIIDAKNHVGEIVTIGAWVANKRSSGKIAFLQLRDGTAYFQGVVVKSEVPEEVFQMAKNLNQETAILVTGEIREDSRSKFGYEIGVQNVEIIGESHDYPITPKEHGTDFLMDHRHLWLRSSRQHAIMQIRNELIRASYEFFNKEGFVKIDPPILTGSAPEGTTDLFETNYFDQKAYLSQSGQLYMEAAAMAFGKVFSFGPTFRAEKSKTRRHLIEFWMLEPEMAFMHQEESLEVQEQYVAYLVQSVLDNCDYALHVLKRDRAVLEKYTQLPFPRITYDDAIKLLQENGFDDIEWGDDFGSPHETFIANSFDRPVFILNYPKAIKPFYMKPHPTREDLVICADMIAPEGYGEIIGGSERATDYEYLLEQIRAHGLDEKEYSWYLDLRKYGSVPHAGFGLGLERTVTWLAGIEHVREAIPFPRLLNRIYP, from the coding sequence GTGGAACAAATTCAAATTATTGACGCAAAAAACCACGTTGGTGAAATTGTCACCATTGGTGCTTGGGTTGCTAACAAACGTTCTAGTGGTAAGATTGCTTTCTTACAATTACGAGATGGAACAGCATACTTTCAAGGTGTGGTAGTAAAAAGTGAAGTGCCTGAAGAAGTTTTTCAAATGGCCAAAAATTTAAATCAAGAAACTGCTATTTTAGTAACTGGCGAAATTAGAGAAGATAGTCGTTCAAAATTTGGCTATGAAATTGGTGTGCAAAATGTGGAGATCATTGGTGAAAGTCATGACTATCCGATTACACCAAAAGAACATGGTACAGACTTTTTGATGGATCACCGCCATTTATGGTTACGTTCATCTCGTCAGCATGCTATCATGCAAATTCGTAACGAATTAATTCGGGCAAGTTATGAATTCTTTAATAAAGAAGGTTTTGTTAAAATTGATCCGCCAATTTTAACCGGTTCAGCACCAGAAGGAACAACCGATTTATTTGAAACAAATTATTTTGATCAAAAAGCCTACCTGTCTCAATCTGGGCAACTTTATATGGAAGCTGCTGCCATGGCTTTTGGGAAAGTATTTTCATTTGGGCCGACTTTTAGAGCAGAAAAATCTAAAACACGTCGCCATTTGATTGAATTTTGGATGCTAGAACCTGAAATGGCCTTTATGCATCAAGAAGAAAGTCTAGAAGTCCAAGAACAATATGTGGCTTACTTGGTACAAAGTGTATTAGATAATTGTGATTATGCATTACATGTGTTAAAACGCGACCGTGCGGTTTTAGAAAAATATACGCAATTACCATTTCCACGTATCACTTATGATGATGCAATCAAACTATTACAAGAAAATGGGTTTGATGATATTGAATGGGGCGATGATTTTGGTTCTCCTCACGAAACTTTTATCGCTAACTCCTTTGACCGACCTGTTTTCATTTTGAATTATCCAAAAGCAATTAAACCATTTTACATGAAACCACATCCAACTAGAGAAGATTTGGTAATTTGTGCGGATATGATTGCGCCAGAAGGCTATGGTGAAATTATCGGTGGCTCTGAACGGGCAACAGATTATGAATATTTACTTGAACAAATTCGCGCTCATGGTTTAGATGAAAAAGAATATTCTTGGTATTTGGATTTGCGCAAATATGGATCTGTGCCTCACGCAGGTTTTGGTTTAGGTTTAGAAAGAACCGTTACTTGGTTAGCCGGCATTGAACATGTCCGTGAAGCAATTCCATTTCCACGCTTGTTAAATCGAATTTATCCATAA
- a CDS encoding Y-family DNA polymerase: protein MEANFDYRKEIVQDILFIDVKSFYATVECVMRNLDPLTTLLVVMSSEDNTGNGLILASSPAAKNKLGITNVTRADNLPDHPNLLKVPPRMSLYIKENIRFNAIFKQYVADEDLLPYSIDESILDVSHSLNLFYPDPTESRYMKRMRLAHHIQNEVKEKLGLILSIGIGDNPLLAKLALDNFSKHSPNFIAEIRYQDVLTKVWSIPELTDFWGIGRRMKKRLYNLGIDTIRQLANSDPIILKSHFGILGLQLYYHANGIDRTIIAEKAPPTKEKSYGNSQVLPKDYTDQKEIEIVIKEMAEQVAARIRRHHCLSQCVSVYIGTSRGGEKDSFSHQMKITATDNTKELIHYCLTIFRKYYTGQVVRHIGISYGKLIYTNAKQLNLFTSPEVQINDERLDKIIDKIRTKYGFAAIIHATSKLDGARSLARSHLVGGHNGGAGGLDGL from the coding sequence ATGGAAGCAAACTTCGATTATCGTAAAGAAATTGTTCAAGATATTTTATTTATTGATGTCAAATCCTTTTATGCGACCGTGGAATGCGTGATGCGCAACTTAGACCCCTTAACTACGCTTTTGGTCGTAATGAGTAGCGAAGATAATACCGGTAACGGTTTAATCCTCGCCTCTTCTCCGGCGGCAAAAAATAAATTAGGGATCACAAACGTGACCCGAGCTGACAATTTACCCGATCATCCCAACCTTTTAAAAGTGCCACCGCGCATGAGTTTGTACATTAAAGAAAATATACGTTTTAACGCTATTTTCAAGCAATACGTGGCTGATGAAGATTTATTGCCTTATTCCATTGATGAATCTATTTTAGATGTTAGCCATTCTTTAAATTTATTTTATCCCGATCCGACAGAATCACGGTATATGAAACGTATGCGTTTGGCTCACCACATTCAAAATGAGGTTAAAGAAAAGTTGGGGTTAATTTTGTCCATTGGCATTGGTGATAATCCACTTCTGGCAAAACTTGCACTAGATAATTTTTCCAAACACAGTCCTAATTTCATTGCTGAAATTCGTTACCAAGATGTTTTAACCAAAGTTTGGTCTATTCCTGAACTAACAGATTTTTGGGGCATCGGGCGCCGTATGAAAAAACGCCTTTACAATTTAGGAATTGATACGATTAGACAATTGGCCAATAGTGATCCCATCATCCTAAAAAGTCACTTTGGCATTTTAGGTTTGCAACTTTACTATCATGCAAACGGGATTGATCGCACGATTATTGCCGAAAAAGCACCTCCTACCAAAGAGAAATCTTATGGCAACAGTCAAGTTTTACCAAAAGATTATACAGATCAAAAGGAAATTGAAATTGTAATAAAAGAGATGGCTGAACAAGTTGCTGCCCGCATTCGCCGTCACCATTGTCTCAGCCAATGTGTATCTGTATATATTGGTACTAGTCGTGGTGGTGAAAAAGACAGCTTTTCTCATCAAATGAAAATTACAGCCACAGATAATACAAAAGAATTAATCCACTACTGTCTAACTATTTTTCGTAAGTATTATACGGGGCAAGTTGTCCGTCATATAGGAATTAGTTATGGAAAACTTATTTATACAAATGCGAAGCAGTTGAATTTATTTACTTCCCCAGAAGTTCAAATAAACGATGAACGTTTAGATAAAATTATCGATAAAATTCGAACAAAATATGGATTTGCTGCGATTATTCACGCGACAAGCAAATTAGATGGTGCCCGCAGTCTAGCCCGCAGTCATTTGGTCGGCGGACATAACGGCGGTGCCGGTGGTTTAGATGGTCTATAG
- a CDS encoding CDP-glycerol glycerophosphotransferase family protein, producing MKTISATVKHGYLKLIHVLSQRKVEKKKIVFLLSFPTTSGIILERLAPYFKDDLVIGYTDNSASLAQTYQKFGCKIYSLAKKKIFASKIIALTKNADVVLCDNYFAFLAGLQFSENTAVLQLWHADGAVKSFGLEAKYALAASSEDKKRYQAVYERFTHYVVGSKKMMTIFKDSYQTTTAEFLPFGYLPTDIYFDKNSKQLNKKKFIEKFGTKKTLLYAPTYRENYETPLLDFETLAAKLGNQWQLLAHPHPHDKVLRAKLATYKNVVTDFETLSLQALLQNADCLISDYSSVPFEYALANPKGKLIYYCPDFDQYNETVGLQKDFSEWLPKVLTTDEAGLIQLISAYPYENLENFNKLWNTYNKGDACKQLIEWIENR from the coding sequence ATGAAAACTATCAGTGCAACGGTAAAACATGGTTATCTAAAATTAATTCACGTATTAAGCCAAAGAAAAGTAGAAAAGAAGAAAATCGTTTTTTTACTTAGCTTTCCAACAACGAGCGGTATTATTTTAGAGCGCCTTGCCCCTTACTTCAAAGACGATTTAGTTATTGGTTATACGGATAATAGTGCGTCATTAGCACAAACGTATCAAAAATTTGGCTGTAAGATATATTCACTAGCGAAAAAGAAAATTTTTGCTAGCAAAATTATTGCTTTAACAAAAAACGCAGATGTCGTGTTATGTGATAATTATTTTGCTTTTTTAGCAGGACTTCAATTTTCTGAAAATACAGCGGTCTTACAACTATGGCATGCCGATGGCGCTGTGAAATCTTTTGGACTAGAGGCTAAATATGCACTAGCTGCAAGTAGTGAGGATAAAAAACGTTATCAAGCTGTTTATGAACGTTTTACTCATTACGTGGTGGGATCAAAAAAAATGATGACTATTTTTAAAGACAGTTATCAAACAACTACGGCTGAGTTTTTACCCTTTGGTTATTTACCAACTGATATTTATTTTGATAAAAACAGTAAACAATTAAATAAAAAGAAGTTTATTGAAAAATTTGGCACAAAAAAGACGCTACTGTATGCTCCGACTTATCGTGAAAATTATGAAACACCACTATTAGATTTTGAAACATTAGCAGCAAAATTAGGGAACCAATGGCAGTTGCTTGCGCATCCGCACCCACATGATAAAGTCTTACGAGCAAAACTTGCTACGTATAAAAACGTGGTGACAGATTTTGAGACACTTTCGCTGCAGGCACTATTGCAAAACGCTGATTGTCTAATATCTGATTACTCATCGGTTCCTTTTGAGTATGCATTGGCAAATCCTAAGGGAAAACTTATTTATTATTGTCCAGATTTTGATCAGTATAATGAAACAGTAGGACTGCAAAAAGATTTTAGTGAGTGGCTGCCAAAAGTTTTAACTACAGATGAAGCAGGGTTAATACAGCTAATCTCAGCGTACCCTTATGAAAATTTAGAGAATTTCAACAAACTTTGGAATACTTACAATAAAGGGGATGCTTGTAAACAATTGATAGAATGGATTGAAAATAGATGA
- a CDS encoding cell wall elongation regulator TseB-like domain-containing protein, whose amino-acid sequence MKKNLAKEERQELILFIISGVLVVVIALGVLGYLKAQSPLQQAKKEATTLAKKHTNLVNVDEFYWYNRKQTYFSLIGSDKDGKEIAVIVPKSGDKITVLPQKEGITADKAKALVNNTFHSQTAKKAELGMYDKKPVWEVMATDKEGQITYYLLSFEKGEEVKVIKDV is encoded by the coding sequence GTGAAAAAAAACTTGGCAAAAGAAGAGCGCCAGGAACTGATTTTATTTATTATTTCTGGTGTTTTAGTGGTTGTTATTGCTTTGGGTGTATTAGGCTATTTGAAGGCGCAAAGCCCCCTGCAACAAGCCAAAAAAGAAGCAACGACACTAGCAAAAAAACATACCAATTTGGTAAATGTCGACGAATTTTACTGGTACAATCGCAAGCAAACGTACTTTAGTTTAATTGGCAGTGATAAAGATGGAAAAGAAATTGCAGTCATTGTGCCAAAGTCAGGCGATAAAATTACCGTATTGCCGCAAAAAGAGGGCATTACAGCCGATAAGGCTAAAGCCTTGGTCAATAACACCTTTCATAGTCAGACGGCGAAGAAGGCTGAATTAGGCATGTATGATAAAAAACCAGTTTGGGAAGTAATGGCAACAGATAAAGAAGGCCAGATTACTTATTATTTATTGTCCTTTGAAAAAGGGGAAGAAGTAAAAGTTATTAAAGATGTGTAA
- a CDS encoding baeRF6 domain-containing protein, whose translation MTKVGNEVLRQLTADLEKGPFVTIMLNTHVAHQDVEKDQIKFKNFAKEAKKRFEKKYPEKEWKKIQDKIDTLLADASFWRSGTKSVAVFLTPEETLVHRLNIAVDDQYYVGDLPYLLALIKNGQFNYTYYLLALNRDSMKLYFVDNKEITEVMLPEDAPIDVKTALGDELTGGSLNYSSQGSQTGSKEGVAYHGVNAKDEEVEIDWVNYYQAVDTFFKDKFDNPANYPMYLYALPENQTMFKKYAKTPYYQADAAISGSPAQLDIKKIKEDLGEIADTLSQAEIASYQKLLDKKFVDQLPDIVLAAKEGRISDLFIATSNLVDGFGEDPDTEYDRRQVLNNLVADVVKNSGQVFVLEQKDAPDEKSLTAILRY comes from the coding sequence ATGACCAAAGTTGGAAATGAAGTCTTGCGGCAATTAACTGCTGATCTTGAAAAAGGGCCTTTTGTCACGATTATGCTAAATACCCATGTTGCCCACCAAGATGTAGAAAAAGATCAAATCAAATTTAAAAACTTCGCCAAAGAAGCCAAAAAACGTTTTGAAAAGAAATATCCTGAAAAAGAATGGAAAAAAATTCAAGATAAAATTGATACGCTTTTAGCTGACGCTTCTTTCTGGCGTAGCGGAACAAAAAGTGTTGCCGTTTTCTTGACACCAGAAGAAACGCTTGTTCATCGCTTAAACATTGCTGTTGATGATCAGTATTATGTAGGGGACCTCCCTTACTTACTGGCTTTAATTAAGAATGGTCAGTTTAACTATACGTATTATTTATTGGCTTTAAATCGCGACTCAATGAAGTTATATTTTGTTGATAATAAAGAAATTACCGAAGTGATGTTGCCAGAAGATGCGCCAATTGATGTTAAAACAGCTCTCGGAGATGAATTAACTGGCGGGAGTCTAAATTATAGCTCCCAAGGTAGTCAAACAGGCTCAAAAGAAGGCGTTGCGTATCATGGTGTTAATGCCAAAGATGAAGAAGTAGAAATAGACTGGGTAAATTATTATCAAGCAGTCGATACTTTCTTTAAAGATAAATTTGACAACCCAGCAAATTATCCAATGTATTTATACGCCTTGCCAGAAAATCAAACTATGTTCAAAAAATACGCTAAAACACCGTATTACCAAGCTGATGCTGCTATTTCAGGTTCACCGGCTCAATTAGATATTAAGAAAATTAAAGAAGATTTAGGTGAAATTGCAGACACGTTGTCTCAAGCTGAAATTGCTTCTTATCAAAAATTATTAGACAAAAAATTTGTTGATCAATTGCCAGATATTGTATTAGCGGCTAAAGAAGGACGCATTTCGGATTTATTTATTGCAACTTCTAATTTAGTGGACGGTTTTGGTGAAGATCCAGATACAGAATATGATCGACGACAAGTTTTGAATAATTTAGTTGCCGATGTTGTTAAAAACAGTGGCCAAGTTTTTGTTTTAGAGCAAAAAGATGCACCAGATGAAAAGAGTTTGACGGCTATCTTACGCTACTAA